The sequence below is a genomic window from Perca flavescens isolate YP-PL-M2 chromosome 24, PFLA_1.0, whole genome shotgun sequence.
gcatccttaccagatgcccgaaccacctcaactggctcctttcgacgcaaaggagcagcggctctctccgagctcctcacggatgactgagcttctcaccctatctctaagggagacgccagccaccctcctgaggaaacccatttcgccgcttgtaccctggatctcgttctttcggtcatgacccagccttcatgaccataggtgagggtaggaacgaaaactgacccggtagatcgagagctttgccttctggctcagctctctttttcgtcacaacggtgcgatagattgaatgcaataccgcacccgctgcgccgattctccgaccaatctcccgctccattgtcccctcactcgcgaacaaaaccccaaggtacttgaactccttcacttggggtaaggactcattccctacctggagaaggcattccatcggtttcctgctgagaaccatggcctccgatttagaggtgctgatcctcatcccaaccgcttcacactcggttgcgaaccgatccagtgagtgctgaaggtcgcaggccgatgatgccatcaggaccacatcatctgcaaagagcagcgatgagatccccagcccaccaaactgcaaccccccaccccgactacgcctcgatatcctgtccataaatattacaaacaggattggtgacaaagcgcagccctggcggaggccaaccctcacctgaaacgagtccgacttactaccgagaacccggacacaactctcactttggtcatacagagattggatggccctgagtagagaccccctcaccccatactcccgcagcacctcccacagtatctcccggggacccggtcatacgccttctccaaatccacaaaacacatgtagaccggttgggcatactcccaggctccctccaggatccttgcgagtgaagagctggtccgttgttccacgaccaggacggaatccgcattgttcctcctcaacccgaggttcgactatcggccgaaccctcctttccagcaccttggagtagactttaccagggaggctgagaagtgtgatacccctataattggcacacaccctctggtccccctttttaaaagaggaaccaccaccccagtctgccactcctttggcaccgtcccagacttccacgcaatgttgaagaggcgtgtcaaccaggacagcccctccacacccagagccttgagcatttctggacggatctcatcaatcccggggctttgccactgtgtagttgtttgactacatcagtgacttccgcctgggaaatcgacgacaatcccccgttatcctccagctctgcctctaacatagagggcgtattagtcggattcaggagttcctcaaagtgctccctccaccgccctattacctcctcagtggaggtcaacagtgtcccatccttactgtacacagcttggatggttccccgcttccccctcctgaggtggcgaacagttttccagaaacactttggtgccgaccgaaagtccttctccatgtcttctccaaacttctcccacacccgctgctttgcctctttcacggcagaggccgTGAgacttgttttatgtgtttgttttattgcttatctgtttttaatgtgctatatatgctggttttactgtaaagtgtctttgagtaccatgtaaatcgctatataaataaaatgtattattattattattattattttgacagacgggttgccagatatacctgtaaaaatgcAAACTAACATCTAACATATTAGACTGACAGTCATCTTTTATCGACTAACCGTAACCACAATGACCACTAACAAGACCGCGACCTTGCAGAGCTTTGTGCCCAACTGACAGCAACCTTTCCTCAGCTTAACGTCCCTGCAACAGCCGCTAAAAGGCCGGGACCTCGAGGTCGTCTGTACCCAGGGCACAGCAACTGTCTGTCGGATACGCCCGCTGAACCGAAGCGGGGGACCAATTTTGGCAGGGGGGCGATCGTCGGTACTACTACTTCCACCTTATACAGCTTGTCTATACACTGTACATTACACATTGTGGttgcatgccagtttgtaaAAAAAGTGGGAATCATCTTACTGTCCAACATATAATAACCTACATTGCAAAGCTACCTGTAGAGAACAGTGTGTCCCAATCAAACAATTCAGGCTACGGGGTGTTTTGCCAAAGTTAAATTGCATGTTTATATTATGAGGAAGTCAAACTTGCGGCTTCTGGCATGTGTCATGGATCCTATGTGAGCCGTTAGCGTGTGTTAGCATGGCGGTGTTAGCACCAGTCAAATTTGACCACTAACTTGAGTACTCTTATATAATTTAATTTGTGCACATGCATGAAAAGGACTGTCCCTACGTTACCGGTCATATAAATGAATAAAGCTCAATGCTCACCTGTTAAGGAGTAAATGAGTCAACTCTGTGTCCTTTTAaactctaagctgtctccattttttaaatgcatctccaatatttacttgtGTTTTACCTTGTCTCTTATTATGCAACCGTTTAGAAAGATGGcaagtttgtgtttgtttgtttcctgcTTCTATGGCTGTACTACACCGGTAATGCGCTGAGTTTGcctttttacaggtatatctggcaaccagtctgtcaaaataataataataataataataataataataatacattttatttatatagcgatttaaatggtactcaaagacactttacagtaaaaccagcacatatagcacattaaaaacagataagcaataaaaccaacacataaaagtataaaaaagtatattaaaataggcagttgataccaacacaggtcaaaacacaaacagatatTCCGTTACGGAACGGAAATTTTAAAACGAgcaattagcattgttgtcagaaaacatatttatagtatttcaacttagcatgtttccttaatatctgatgacacattGTGGTAATCTTTTGattaattacagtaaatatattacataatatattacatattgcacctttaaagctgAAATAATACACAGTAGTAAAACTTGAGTGAAACGTCTAGTGTAGCGGTTAAGAAAGCTGACATCCAAATCCACCCACAACCTACTGCCTCACCTAAGCAGAGGGTTGAGAtccagaaagaaaaagaacacgGAATGAGAACACACTTTTCAAACCAGAACATATTCAAGCACCTGAAGATGAATGTGCTTCTTATTGTGGACCTTATGTCTAATGTTCAGACATTAAAGTCAATGGTTGCTGCAATCTGGACCGTAGTTACACAAGCCctttttctctttacagttgGAGCAGATAACCGTATATAGGAAACTGTCTAGGTATGACATGATACAGAGCcaagagtagaaaaaaactgttgaaaccagTGTGAGTGTTCAAAACAGTTGAAGATTTTgccacgtttaacatgaacATCCAATATTGTAACATTATACATATGACAGGAAATACAGAAAAGCAGGCCCTGCTATtttcttaaagagatcgacgcacacaccaacgcacaagtataaacttcaagCTAATAACGTAGGCtatggcgaaagctctgcgtggagcctcagCAGAACCATTAATCAGCctgagaatagcagggccggaatgtgtgtgtgaggagtgtgtggtagagcgagtgagagagtgacagtgatTAGCGTGGGAGCGAGGACTCTAGAGaggcatagtgagagaaacaaagtgtctcccctgtgctttctaacaATGGTCGGAAATctgaagcaggaaaagttaaaaaaaagttaaatctcctggatttcatgttgtttatggagaaggagaacctggAAATGAGTAGGGGGTAGATGCTAGTTTGGGGCAAGAACAGATTTCTCAATACAATACCAGGGTGGGGCTCTCTCCGGAAGAAGTGACCATTGTTAAGTTAAAAGCATTGTAATAATACCACATCTTTGGTAAACCCAAACCTCCTCTATCAATTGGTCTTtgtaatttattaaaatgtagcAGGTTTTTTTACCACTTCATATAAGTATCTTCGTTATCCtgtcaaaacatttaaaatatgacagGGGAACCTCCAGAGGAAGAGATTTCATGAGGTAATTCAGCTTGGGAACACAAACCATTTTTATAACATTGACCTTTCCAGCTACTGAGAGATTGTAAGTCGCCCATCTATTAACATCACAAGagattttattaaataatgGATCCAAATTAATTTTAACTAGGTCTTTTAACTGGGGAGGAAATAAGATACCCATATACGATACCTTGCTTTGGCCACTGAAATGCACCTTATTGGAAGGCTGTAAACGGGGCAATGAGGTGTTAAAGGTAAAGCTTCTGACTTGGACCAATTTACCCTATAACCTGAAAATTTCAAGAAAGAGTCAATGATCCCGAGAAGAACGTCATGAAAGTAGTCACAGACATCTTGATAATAGCATGAAGCTAACGTTTTTTGGCAGAGTTAGCATTGCTGAACAACTAGATGAAGGCTACAGGATTGGCATTAGAAGGCACAACGAAGAGGTGACAAAAACATACTGTCCAGGATAATAGAATTACCTTTTGTGGAGCCGACAAAAACAACGTGCAGGAAAGATTTTTTGAGTTAGTCCCTCTGCAGTCAGCTACAGCTGAGTCCATTGCTACTGCACTATCAATGCTGTTTTTGAGCACAGAGAGGATCTCATTCGCTGTCTTGAGAGCATACAAGACTCAGGTGACTTTGACCCAAATACTGTCAGAGAAGCAGGAGCCCTGGCCATGCTACTTGAAGATCAGGATTTTAAGTTCTTTCTTTATCACCGCATCATGCCACATGTAGACTTCCTCTATGCCAGGCTCCAGAAGAAGAACATTGATTCGGTCCATGTCAAAGGGAGCATCCAAAGGTTCCAACAGGAAATACAAAAGATCAGGTAACTGTATTCCTGTAATATGATCATTATTTGCTTTCTCTTTCATTATtaactctctttctcttttgccAATATTATAATAAATCATCTTTGTCCTTTGCAGAAACTCTCTCCATTCCATTGGTGAGAAAAGCAGTGGTTCTCGGCCAACAAAGAGGCGCCGGGCGCTCAGTCCAGAAGACCGTGAAAGGAGTGTTTGTTATAGAAAATCAGTCAAAATACCATTTTACATTATTGttgtgctgcagagatgtcctgCCCACATATTATATTCTACAGActcaagaaaacattttttgtttggtataaatcattacaaaaatcataattttaatattatacaaCAGAATCCTGAAAAGAATAAATTGGccacataaaaataaatgatcaaattaaatattaagTCATAAACTACCcaccaaagaaataaaataatatataataataataataatatattaatttaatttatatatatatatatatatatatatatatatatatatatatatatatatatatatatatattatatatatatttattattattattatctctatAGGTCTGTGACACCATCCTGGGACACACTAGGGAGCGTTTCTCCTTCACAGACCACCAAGGGCGTAAATCCCAGGGAGGTTGGGGGTCAGGACCCCCCATCTAAAGGTTGTCCCCCCCAGACATATCATTAAAACAATGCTGTGTATTGTAAAAAACATAATGATGTAAACTTAAAATATCTGTGTAAGtaacaacttaaaaataaatacatggttttaaagaagaatattttggtCAATTTAGTCAGCTTTTTCATTGAATCACGAGAAACGAGAAGAGAAGGATAATGGtacagtctccatgctacaTGCTACTTTCCTCTGTGTATACATGTTCTCTACGAGTATAATTGAGGCTGTATTAATTGTGTGCCCTTCAAAACTGCTCTTCAGAAATTTTATTGTCAAGCcacaaaaatactttaaaacataatgacttaTTATGAAAAAGTGTCCCCATATAAAAGCAATACAATGCTTTTGTACACTTGTTAAATTAGCggatcataatgtaaattagtgagccactgGTAAAGCTCATCTGCTAAGCCTGACAGCACACacctccaaaaatatgaactaagctCAACACTTGAcagtctccctgagactctccacctgactgtccctggtccctctgtccctcttctttctgtctcctttgccTGCGACATAGTGACGTTAGTATTTCCATACGCACCCagtcttataaagatgttaccaAATTGTCTTGATATGAGGATTTATTGTACTTACTTGGCGTTTTGGTGTAGGCCTACTGAAAAAGGATCTTatgcctgtttttctttttctctgtcattttatcTGGACAACAACGACACAAATCTTTAGCTAACGTCAGATGTCTAAATATGGGTTAGGTTCATAGATTCACCAcgtggtcatattataataataaaatgatctTGCGTCCTCCACATAAATATTAGGTTTCGTCTGGGACAGAGGATATATACTTAACTGATCAGCCACTTAACTTCATATGGAGCAAAAGACAACTGTAGATCTTCCATATTAACCCTAATATCAGTTCACAAACATAACATTAGGCTTATAGCCGTGGTAACGTTAGTTGTAGGATTTCTATCCAACAAGCTATTAAACAAGCTAGGTAaggttacattatattacacaaACATAGCAAACTTTTTGTCATaactaattcattaattactcagcatcatttctatttgaaaaaagaaaaactgaactgaactgccTACTTACTACATTCCTGTCACTACCGATCTGactgtgagtcgagtgcagagcCTAACTTACAGCAGGCAGTGGACCAAAcaaaccactgtgaggcaagggaggggggactcaaaatgtttctaaacttaaaaagcattttttggagtttgtattgttttactacttacacaGATATTTTAAGTTTACATCATATATACTGGGATTTACGCCCTTgtttataagcaacctgtttcttgcagattgtcacgttactgagatTACAGCTATTTGAAGTCAAAGTTAACTCTggcagctgtagggcagctaacattaactttagctttctccatgaagctcccagctaagctaaAGTTACTATAACTCACGACGCAGTTAGGAAACAGGAATGCGGCAACTAAGGTTAACATAAGCACTTTGGCTCATGATATAACTATTTCCCGTCCTCCTTCAAATTTTTGTCACTCCTCCTTGtactaacgttagctccgtGATGTTGTACTCAAGTTACTCGGTATGTAACGTTAGCGCAaacctcacaatgccttgtgtttctcactcccgctaaCTTATTAACATAAGACGTGACATGAGAGACACATGCGGGTAGGCCAAggtgagaagagggagattagctaacgttagccaacatatttataaaaaaaagttgaagagtaatttcagcatttgaACGTATCAGTCTAACATAAATCTAATGAATGAGCAAGAAAAAACACTTAGGCTGCCTCTTTGTACTTACGTAGCCACAGTAATGAGCAACATGTATGTGGCTCTGAAAAGGACGTATGAGCTGTAACATAGCCAGATGTTCCTCAGTGTGTccatgacaaacacacacacagccatcagCAGGGAGAGGGCACACAGAGCCAGCTCACCCCACAGAGCCCAGCATACAGGCAGGTAGCCCACCAACAGAGCTGCCAGAGCCCCTGTGGGCCAACAGAACAAAGAAAGACTGTTCATTAATACTTCACTTTAGTGACATCTGTATCCAAGTCCTGTTGGCCAGTCTGAAGCCTTGGGTTAACAATTACAAGGAATGTAACTTTATCTCAAAGCATTTTCCagttttacatatttttaactCAATGAGTAAATTAAAAGTTAGCTACTAATTAATGTCAGCCTACATTCATGCTCAACGTGTTTCAGTTAATGCCATCCAACATAACATATTAACAAATTAGAAAAATTGTCTACATGTAAAAACAATGGCAACAGATTTTAAATTAGATGAAGTGGCAACCCTTTATGGCACCCTCACCTAGCACTGTGGACAGTGTCTCTACGTAGCCATTGTAGATTTCATAGTCCTGGGATGGACGAACGTTCTCCCATAATGCTTGAGCGTAGTTGATGACCTGGAAGTAGCCGCACGTGGCCAGTGCCCACCACAGCGACCATGCAAGCAGGGGCTGATACCTGTAGCACTGCAGGAAGTCATCAAACAGTATCCGTAACACCTCCACAAGACCACTGTTATGGCTTCCTGTCTTAAAAGACCTGGACATCTGCATGGAGAATGGGAGAGGTCAAACATGGTCAAGTGACTAAGTGTGTCACAAATACAGTTATTCCCATTTTAACAGGTGAATCCCTATCATGACTCTGCTGTGACCAGAAAAAAGCAGATTGTCACTCACTGTGTAGACATCCTGGCTGTTTAGAGGCAATTCACTCTCTGAATCCCCAGCCTTTTCCAACAGTGCTGTGCTGCTGCGTGGCTTCTCCTCTGCTGGTCCTGGACTCTTGTGGAAGAACAAGCTCCTCTTGGGCATGGGTAGAAACCAGGGAGCAACACAGGCCACAGCGGCTGACGTCAGAGTGATGATGACGAGGTGGACCAGCTGAACTCTGGCCACAGAGAGCAggagctgaccaatcagagatccAGCAGCTGATCCAAACAGAGCGATGCTGCGGCAGTAACCCGTCACTCTCTGGTAGTGTGCCGGCTCCACGATGCTGTAGATGTAGGAGTAGTAGGCCACCTCCGAGGCCGTGGCCAGCCCAAAGAAACACTCCAGGAGCTGCATTGTCAGCATGCCCTGTGTCTTTAGCAACATAACATAGGTAACTACTAAGCTTATGGCCTGCAGGACCAATACAGGCTTATAACAGAGGTAGTCAGTGGCTAGGAAGATGGGGAACAGCAACACCAGGTAGGAATATGTCCAAATTGGATAGATTTCATTGACGACCTGCAGATAACAGATACAAAATGACAGTAGTAAGATTTCAATTCCATTCAATAGTTGTAGACAGGTTTGTTCCTTTGTACTGTAGACCTGTCTAACTGATTCCATACTGTAAATTACAAGACACCTAAGCCTGCCAGGAGGGGGCATGTCTCTGCAAAGACACTGAAGCCATTTACTGGCCTGAGAAATCAACTGTTCTTATCAAAGTTGATATGCAGCCTTCTGTATGGGAGTGTACCTCCTAAAGCTACGTTATTATCATATTATGTAGACCAGGTCATGAAAATATGCTAAAGCATTTTGTAATACCCTGATAGACTACAGATGGattgtttttatgcttttaaaAAGGAAGTAGGGATATGGCTGAAGGACACACATCTGTACTGATTACACCGACCTATTCTCTCCATGAAAGCCATTATTCTAAAGAACTGCATGAATATAAAAGCAATAGTAAAGGAAATGAATGGCATGGAATATGAAATAGCCTATGTGTGATCTAAATTCAGGACAAACCGAAACAATGTTTTTTACACAAAGAACAAAGAAGTACTTTAGATTTAGGCAACAGTTTGGAAAAGATCATGGGTATGAACCACCCGCCCACTGAAGCGGTTGAAATCAGCTGATTTCTTATTATTACCATGAAAGCATTGTGTTGATCACactttaagtttaagttttaaTGTAAGAGTATTTTTAAGAGAGCCAACCAGTGACTGTTTATAATCAGAAAACTGAGGAGCTTTAGTGTTAGTCAACACATACTAGAGATGGCATAAAGGGGCCTGGTAGAAAGCATTTTACAGTTTAATATAACAGCTTGGTATGGCAACCTGAAcgtgaaagacaaaaacaagctTTTCAAAATTGTTAATATAGCAGGGAAAGTAATTGGGCAATTGGGTAATTGAGCGCATGTGAACGAGCCACTGACCACGCCTTGCCTCCTCCCATAAATTACTGTGCAAATGACTATACATGTGCCCCTGATGTCATTCTTTGTCCAACCACAACGGGTAATCCCgctgcagacaaaaaaaaaaacatcattaacTGTGAGATTAAGGTTCTGATCAAGGAGGTGGAGGCAAGGAAGAAATGCTTATCTAGGTTTGTCATCTAGGATGAGCActaaaagaaaatctgcagaGTGGCAAATGATGACAGAATGAATGCAGAAAAAATGGTGGCGAGTGGTGGTGGCGCCACACAATGTGCAGGAATGAGATTGGTAATGGGAATAGATATGGCGTGATAGGAATAGCTGAACGTATTAGGACATGTTTTTGGTTCTTGGTGGAGGGATCAGAATGAGGTAATGCCTTGGTATAAAACACACCGTAGTGAGGGAGTACTGAAACTAGTTCCACATAATTACGAGAGCTCCACCTAGTGAAATGAAAGATCACGATCATCTTAAGCATTACAGCACACTGCAGTATCGCTCCCTCACTTAGGTGAGAGCGGAGACcctttatgaaaaaaaatccatgaaGGCTGCTAAATATATAACTATCTCGTAAAAACAAATTTTGCTTGCGTGAGTGTCGGAGCTTCTTTCTCTGGTTCCCTCAACACTCAATATTTCCCACACTGGGTGTTAGTTAGATACTCCCCTTTCCATGGAAGTAAAAATCACCTTAGATATGATTGTTATTTccgtgtaaaaaaaaaggagtgagGGAAAGCCTGTCTGAGGCAGCGGCAATAATACGGTACCGTTGATTTAAGGTGTGCGCCCCTAAATGTTTGGCCTGtgccacaacatttttttgtggggGGCTACATTGCTCATAGTGAAATTTTTTTTGTCTGGATCCCTGACGGGACTCatgtaaggactcattccccaCCTAGAGTAGGCAATCCATTGGTTTCCTGCttagaaccatggcctcagatttataGGTGCTAATCCTCATCCCAGCtgcttctcccgtagctctgggtatatgtcctgcactgacttgaggtaaactgtgctaaaTCCTGTTTCCcccatctgtagcactgtcttcaataattgcgcaaccaggccagattgtttcagatatctcaTGAGTCCTTTataacgtcagttataacggtccacgtattaaaaaattgtCAGGTCAAAATCGGGCTTGGGCTTATAATTAACTCTTAATAACCatttaatgtgtcgggccgggcctGGCCTGGACACAACGTGCACTGTAGACGTGTGCGATTATCAACACAGTGACACggagggccctatcttgcactcagcgcaattgactttgcATGCATCGTTCCTATTttgcagacttttccctccacagacgcacgtcggtaaattagggaatgcatttgcgctcccgggcggttcagcgaaaagaggaggcgtgttccggcgcaaacgttccctagtgctattttgcag
It includes:
- the slc19a2 gene encoding thiamine transporter 1 gives rise to the protein MSVLNPTVLLCVYGFFSNLRPSEPFLTAYLMGPDKNLTETQVVNEIYPIWTYSYLVLLFPIFLATDYLCYKPVLVLQAISLVVTYVMLLKTQGMLTMQLLECFFGLATASEVAYYSYIYSIVEPAHYQRVTGYCRSIALFGSAAGSLIGQLLLSVARVQLVHLVIITLTSAAVACVAPWFLPMPKRSLFFHKSPGPAEEKPRSSTALLEKAGDSESELPLNSQDVYTMSRSFKTGSHNSGLVEVLRILFDDFLQCYRYQPLLAWSLWWALATCGYFQVINYAQALWENVRPSQDYEIYNGYVETLSTVLGALAALLVGYLPVCWALWGELALCALSLLMAVCVFVMDTLRNIWLCYSSYVLFRATYMLLITVATYQIAASLNMHRYALVFGVNTFVALLLQSLLTVVVVDSAGLGLDVFTQYLIYGGYFAVISMVFLLAGLCKLANRRRSKQEEEGLANSQA